One stretch of Pseudoxanthomonas sp. Root65 DNA includes these proteins:
- a CDS encoding phosphoribosylaminoimidazolesuccinocarboxamide synthase, with product MPTTLLQSDLPGLPLRHRGKVRDVFDLPRDRLPADAPEGDCLLMVATDRLSAFDVVLPDPIPGKGEMLCQISNFWFAKTAHLMPNHLTGIDVASVLPAGVDASLYARRAVVTKKLKPVPVEAIARGYLIGSGWKDYQRTGKVSGIELPDGLRQAEKLAEPIFTPSTKAAVGDHDENIDFDAMVKTVGAELAERVRDATLRIYRFAADFAAERGILLADTKFEFGTDEDGRLYIMDEMLTPDSSRYWPADQYDVGTSPPSYDKQFVRDYLETLDWNKIAPGPSLPAEVIERTRAKYAEALQKLAGIVVD from the coding sequence GTGCCCACGACGTTGCTCCAATCCGATCTGCCCGGCCTCCCCCTGCGCCACCGCGGCAAGGTCCGCGACGTGTTCGACCTGCCCCGCGACCGCCTGCCCGCCGATGCGCCCGAGGGCGATTGCCTGTTGATGGTGGCCACCGACCGCCTGAGCGCGTTCGACGTGGTGCTGCCCGACCCCATTCCCGGCAAGGGCGAGATGCTCTGCCAGATCTCCAATTTCTGGTTCGCCAAGACCGCGCACCTGATGCCCAACCACCTGACCGGCATCGATGTCGCGTCGGTGCTGCCGGCCGGCGTGGACGCCTCGCTGTACGCCAGGCGTGCGGTGGTCACCAAGAAGCTCAAGCCGGTGCCGGTGGAAGCCATCGCCCGCGGCTACCTGATCGGCAGCGGCTGGAAGGACTACCAGCGCACCGGCAAGGTCAGCGGCATCGAACTGCCCGACGGCCTGCGCCAGGCCGAGAAACTGGCCGAACCGATCTTCACCCCGTCGACGAAAGCCGCCGTGGGCGATCACGACGAGAACATCGACTTCGACGCCATGGTGAAGACCGTCGGCGCCGAACTGGCCGAACGCGTGCGCGACGCCACCCTGCGCATCTACCGCTTCGCCGCGGATTTCGCCGCCGAGCGCGGCATCCTGCTGGCGGACACCAAGTTCGAGTTCGGCACGGATGAAGACGGCCGCCTCTACATCATGGACGAGATGCTGACACCGGATTCCTCGCGCTACTGGCCCGCGGACCAGTACGACGTCGGCACCAGCCCGCCGAGCTACGACAAGCAGTTCGTGCGCGACTACCTGGAAACGCTGGACTGGAACAAGATCGCCCCCGGCCCGTCGCTGCCGGCCGAGGTCATCGAACGCACGCGCGCCAAGTACGCCGAAGCGCTGCAGAAACTCGCCGGCATCGTCGTCGACTGA
- a CDS encoding Mpo1-like protein, with protein MNATAQRPVDRWFASYSGDHVNETNQLIHVFAVPAILWTVVALLWCIPVFGTWVKSGAWAAIAMFGAWMYYYKLSRPLGFGMLAIFIAMAWLTRWLESLLGLQNLLYLAIAVFVLAWIAQFVGHKIEGKKPSFLTDLTYLLIGPVWVLSKFYRKMGWRY; from the coding sequence ATGAACGCGACCGCGCAACGTCCGGTGGACCGCTGGTTCGCCAGCTATTCCGGTGATCACGTCAACGAGACCAACCAGCTGATCCATGTCTTCGCCGTGCCGGCGATCCTGTGGACGGTGGTGGCGCTGCTCTGGTGCATCCCGGTGTTCGGCACCTGGGTGAAGTCCGGCGCGTGGGCGGCGATCGCGATGTTCGGCGCCTGGATGTACTACTACAAGCTGTCGCGCCCGCTGGGCTTCGGCATGCTGGCGATCTTCATCGCCATGGCATGGCTGACCCGCTGGCTGGAGTCGCTGCTGGGCCTGCAGAACCTGCTCTATCTGGCCATCGCAGTCTTCGTGCTGGCCTGGATCGCACAGTTCGTCGGCCACAAGATCGAAGGCAAGAAGCCCAGCTTCCTGACCGACCTCACCTACCTGCTGATCGGCCCGGTGTGGGTGCTCAGCAAGTTCTACCGGAAGATGGGCTGGCGGTACTGA
- a CDS encoding NAD-dependent epimerase/dehydratase family protein — translation MRTALVFGASGQIGEALLARLSASAWQVFAVSRTPRASSSNVRWLTGEFAGIAGLPDAVDGVFSTGPLDGFAQWYARGQVATPRVVAFGSTSLDTKQASGDAYERDIVARLQAAEQLVFETAASKGAAATVLRPTLVYGAGRDQTLARIAAMARRMGFFALPRGADGKRQPVHVDDLADAALAVVDVPATHGRAYALPGGETLVYREMVARTLAALDPPRTLWQVPKPVFGIALSLARAAGVMRGLTDDAVARMREDLVFDAAPARNDFGYAPRTFIVDKRAVGS, via the coding sequence ATGCGTACCGCCCTCGTGTTCGGTGCCAGTGGGCAGATCGGCGAGGCGCTGCTGGCGCGGCTGTCGGCGTCGGCGTGGCAGGTGTTCGCGGTATCGCGCACGCCGCGCGCGTCGTCGTCGAACGTACGCTGGCTGACGGGCGAGTTCGCCGGCATCGCGGGATTGCCTGACGCCGTCGATGGGGTCTTCAGCACCGGACCGCTGGACGGATTCGCGCAGTGGTACGCGCGCGGGCAGGTCGCCACGCCGCGCGTGGTCGCGTTCGGTTCCACCAGCCTCGATACGAAGCAGGCGTCGGGCGATGCGTACGAACGCGACATCGTCGCCCGTCTCCAGGCTGCCGAGCAGCTCGTCTTCGAGACGGCGGCATCGAAGGGGGCGGCGGCCACGGTGCTGCGCCCGACTCTGGTCTATGGCGCCGGCCGCGACCAGACGCTGGCGCGGATCGCGGCGATGGCGCGGCGGATGGGCTTCTTCGCGCTGCCGCGCGGCGCGGACGGGAAACGCCAGCCGGTGCATGTCGACGATCTCGCCGACGCAGCGCTCGCCGTGGTGGATGTGCCCGCCACGCACGGGCGGGCCTACGCGTTGCCCGGCGGAGAAACACTGGTCTACCGCGAGATGGTGGCACGCACGCTGGCGGCGCTCGATCCGCCGCGGACGCTATGGCAGGTGCCGAAGCCGGTGTTCGGGATAGCGCTGTCGCTGGCCCGCGCGGCGGGCGTGATGCGCGGACTCACCGACGACGCGGTGGCGCGCATGCGCGAGGACCTGGTGTTCGATGCCGCGCCGGCGCGCAACGACTTCGGTTACGCGCCGCGGACTTTCATCGTCGACAAGCGTGCGGTGGGTTCGTAG
- a CDS encoding Na+/H+ antiporter subunit G, with protein sequence MNWVFAILLVLLLAVGSFFILVGSFSLLKLSEFFKRLHGPTKASTLGVGCMLVASVGYHALGGTDPQPRELLITAFLFITAPISAHLMAKAALSLHMAERPPMPGGEPTQPVDAVDEDAGPAA encoded by the coding sequence ATGAACTGGGTCTTCGCCATCCTGCTGGTACTGCTGCTGGCGGTGGGCAGCTTCTTCATCCTGGTCGGGTCCTTCAGCCTGCTCAAGCTGTCGGAGTTCTTCAAGCGCCTGCACGGCCCCACCAAGGCCAGCACGCTGGGCGTGGGCTGCATGCTGGTCGCCTCGGTCGGCTACCACGCCCTGGGCGGTACCGATCCGCAACCGCGCGAGCTGCTGATCACCGCCTTCCTGTTCATCACCGCGCCGATCAGCGCGCACCTGATGGCGAAGGCCGCCCTGTCGCTGCACATGGCCGAGCGGCCGCCGATGCCCGGGGGCGAGCCGACGCAGCCCGTCGATGCGGTCGACGAAGACGCCGGTCCGGCCGCCTGA
- a CDS encoding K+/H+ antiporter subunit F, whose product MTPTELVMYAIVGSMHVVGLAMLLALVRLVRGPSVPDRILALDTLFVSVIALLVLFGMYLGTAVYFEAALIIAMLGFVGTVVLSKYVLRRDIVE is encoded by the coding sequence ATGACACCCACGGAACTGGTGATGTACGCCATCGTCGGCTCGATGCATGTGGTGGGGCTGGCGATGCTGCTGGCGCTGGTCCGGCTGGTGCGCGGCCCCAGCGTGCCCGACCGCATCCTGGCGCTGGACACCCTGTTCGTTTCGGTGATCGCATTGCTGGTGCTGTTCGGCATGTACCTGGGCACGGCGGTCTATTTCGAGGCGGCGCTGATCATCGCGATGCTGGGCTTCGTCGGCACGGTGGTGCTGAGCAAGTACGTGCTGCGCCGGGACATCGTCGAATGA
- a CDS encoding Na+/H+ antiporter subunit E — MAATWRKRWLPSLPLSATVFCFWLLMNDDVSAGHVALALLLALLIPPFAARLDREFASIGRLRSVPRMLGVLLLDIVQANVTVALQVLGPERKIRPGFIWVPLDIDNIHGIAALTSIITLTPGTVSSALSDDRRHLLVHVLNLDDADAVIRQIKTRYEAPLREIFP; from the coding sequence ATGGCCGCGACATGGCGCAAGCGCTGGTTGCCGTCGCTGCCGCTGAGCGCGACGGTGTTCTGCTTCTGGCTGCTGATGAACGACGACGTCAGCGCCGGCCACGTGGCGTTGGCGCTGCTGCTGGCGCTGCTGATCCCGCCGTTCGCGGCGCGGCTGGATCGTGAGTTCGCCAGCATCGGCCGCCTCCGCAGCGTGCCGCGCATGCTGGGCGTGCTGCTGCTGGATATCGTGCAGGCCAACGTCACCGTGGCGCTGCAGGTGCTGGGTCCCGAGCGGAAGATCCGGCCGGGCTTCATCTGGGTGCCGCTGGACATCGACAACATCCATGGCATCGCGGCGCTGACCAGCATCATCACGCTGACGCCGGGCACGGTGTCGTCGGCGCTGTCGGACGATCGCCGCCACCTGCTGGTGCACGTGCTGAACCTGGACGACGCCGACGCGGTGATCCGGCAGATCAAGACGCGCTACGAGGCGCCGCTGAGGGAGATCTTCCCATGA
- a CDS encoding monovalent cation/H+ antiporter subunit D: MNHLPALPILIPLFAAAIVLFFEHRRFGMLPQRIVAWASLAAMLAVVGVLVASAGSGEVSVYLLGDWPARLGIVLMVDRLSALMLLVGLLLGAACLLHACAGWDRRAPHFHAFFQFQLMGLNGAFLTGDIFNLFVFFEVLLISSYGLLLSGGRGERMRAGLHYVTFNIAASTLFLVALGLLYGLLGSLNMAELSVRVAQLPPGDVALVQAAAGLLFVVFCAKAALLPMYFWLPETYTHAPAAVAGLFAIMTKVGLYAVLRLGTLSFGASGPLDGFAWPALLVLGAVTLVLASLGVLAAVRLRALAAYLVLGSAATLFVAFSLHTTGTIGAGLYYLVHSSFAGAALFLLADLIRRRRGRASDRKDLIAALPDKTVPGLLFLVAAVSLAGLPPLSGFIGKLLLLEAVPAGPRTLWIWALVLGTSFLMLVGLARAGTRLFWRVEPWPDAGVRKLEAYTPEQDLVSAPSRPLETMAIVLLLAYGMALVLAAAPVLDYTRATAAQLQAPGDYVDHVRTAAPILREP; encoded by the coding sequence ATGAACCATCTGCCGGCGCTGCCGATCCTGATCCCGCTGTTCGCCGCCGCGATCGTGCTGTTCTTCGAGCACCGGCGCTTCGGCATGCTGCCGCAGCGCATCGTCGCGTGGGCCTCGCTGGCCGCCATGCTGGCCGTGGTCGGCGTGCTGGTGGCGTCGGCGGGATCCGGCGAGGTCTCGGTCTACCTGCTCGGCGACTGGCCGGCGCGGCTGGGCATCGTGCTGATGGTCGATCGCCTGTCGGCGCTGATGCTGCTGGTCGGGCTGCTGCTGGGGGCGGCCTGCCTGCTGCATGCCTGCGCCGGCTGGGACCGCCGCGCCCCGCACTTCCATGCGTTCTTCCAGTTCCAGCTGATGGGCTTGAACGGCGCGTTCCTCACCGGCGACATCTTCAACCTGTTCGTCTTTTTCGAAGTGCTGCTGATTTCCTCGTACGGCCTGCTGCTCAGCGGCGGGCGTGGCGAACGGATGCGCGCCGGACTGCATTACGTCACCTTCAACATCGCGGCATCCACGCTGTTCCTGGTGGCGCTGGGCCTGCTGTACGGCCTGCTGGGCTCGCTCAACATGGCCGAGCTGTCGGTGCGGGTGGCGCAGCTGCCGCCGGGCGACGTGGCGCTGGTGCAGGCGGCAGCGGGCCTGCTGTTCGTGGTGTTCTGCGCGAAGGCCGCGTTGTTGCCCATGTACTTCTGGTTGCCCGAGACCTATACGCATGCGCCGGCAGCGGTCGCCGGCCTGTTCGCCATCATGACCAAGGTGGGCCTGTACGCCGTGCTGCGGCTGGGCACGCTGAGCTTCGGTGCGTCGGGGCCGCTGGACGGCTTCGCCTGGCCTGCCTTGCTGGTGCTGGGCGCGGTGACGCTGGTGCTGGCGTCGCTGGGCGTGCTGGCGGCGGTCCGGCTGCGCGCGCTGGCGGCGTACCTGGTGCTGGGCTCGGCGGCCACGCTGTTCGTCGCCTTCTCGCTGCACACCACCGGCACGATCGGCGCGGGGCTGTACTACCTGGTGCACAGCAGTTTCGCCGGCGCCGCGCTGTTCCTGCTCGCCGACCTGATCCGTCGCCGCCGCGGCCGCGCGAGCGACCGCAAGGACCTGATTGCCGCACTGCCGGACAAGACCGTGCCCGGCCTGCTGTTCCTGGTCGCCGCGGTTTCGCTGGCGGGCCTGCCGCCACTGTCGGGCTTCATCGGCAAGCTGCTGCTGCTGGAGGCGGTGCCGGCCGGCCCGCGCACGCTGTGGATCTGGGCGCTGGTGCTGGGCACGAGCTTCCTGATGCTGGTCGGCCTGGCGCGCGCGGGAACGCGGCTGTTCTGGCGTGTCGAGCCATGGCCGGATGCGGGCGTACGGAAGCTGGAAGCCTATACGCCGGAGCAGGACCTGGTGTCCGCGCCTTCGCGCCCGCTCGAAACGATGGCCATCGTCCTGCTGCTGGCCTACGGCATGGCCCTGGTGCTGGCCGCCGCGCCGGTGCTGGACTACACGCGCGCCACCGCGGCGCAGCTGCAGGCGCCGGGCGATTATGTCGACCACGTGCGCACCGCCGCGCCGATCCTGAGGGAGCCCTGA
- a CDS encoding Na+/H+ antiporter subunit C — protein sequence MELAMASAIGILTAAGVYLLLRARSFDVILGLTLLSYATNLLIFSGGRLLPGKPAVLREGVAPTLANYTDPLPQALVLTAIVIAFAMTAVTVVLSIRSRGDNDSDHVDGSKAEREFLASEQRRHEEARDAAKADEAEPHA from the coding sequence ATGGAACTGGCGATGGCAAGCGCGATCGGCATCCTCACCGCGGCCGGGGTGTACCTGCTGCTGCGCGCGCGCAGCTTCGACGTCATCCTCGGGCTGACCTTGCTTTCGTACGCCACCAACCTGCTGATCTTCAGCGGTGGCCGGCTGCTGCCGGGCAAACCGGCAGTGCTGCGCGAGGGCGTGGCGCCGACGCTGGCGAACTACACGGACCCACTGCCGCAGGCGCTGGTGCTGACCGCCATCGTGATCGCCTTCGCCATGACGGCCGTAACAGTCGTCCTGTCGATCCGCAGCCGCGGCGACAACGACAGCGACCACGTCGACGGCAGCAAGGCCGAGCGCGAGTTCCTCGCCAGCGAACAGCGCCGGCATGAAGAAGCCCGCGATGCCGCCAAGGCCGACGAGGCGGAGCCGCACGCATGA
- a CDS encoding monovalent cation/H+ antiporter subunit A, translated as MIPFLEILLALPFVLALVVALARGIPRGATAWLAGLAPLLGLVLLAWMTPSVLQGWNLRADHAWIPQIGLAFTLRLDGLAWMFAGLVLAIGALVVMYAHYYLSAKDSAPRFFACLLLFMGSMLGVVLAGNLLLLVVFWELTSISSFLLIGFWSHRQDAREGARMALAITGAGGLALLGGVLLIGRIVGSYDLDVVLASGDLIRASALYPWALLLVLGGVFTKSAQFPLHFWLPHAMAAPTPVSAYLHSATMVKAGVFLLARLHPALAGTDLFFYVVTTVGALTLLVGAWFAIFQHDLKGLLAYSTISHLGLITLLFGISTPMAVVAGVFHILNHATFKASLFMAAGIIDHETGTRDMRRLGNLRRYLPWTSALAIIASLAMAGIPLLNGFLSKEMFFAEAIDIPGHRAMRDAIAVAALLYGIFGVAYSLRFVYETFFGDDPYVGGVAPHEPPRWMKIPVEVLVVLCVAVGMFPAWTVAPVLHAGAGAILGDAMPAYSLSVWHGINTPLLMSLAGIAGGIVLYFGLRRLFGLHANVRRSLGRHVFRWNMEALYALAGRFTRRIANGSLQRSLLFLVLAALIAGAAPFVAGDALPLQWRTPQPMPLLGWLLWLVLVVCAVWTIRLYRQRLLAVVVLGGAGLVVSLTFVFLSAPDLALTQLMVEMVSLVLLLLGLHYLPPRSPPERTPRRRLRDIVVALAAGTGVGLLAYQMMTRPADTISGELLARSLPEAYGANVVNVILVDFRGFDTFGEITVFGIAALIVHALLRRARMAPEKIMSGPPVKLPVPADLAQIMFPLTLTVSVFLFLRGHNAPGGGFIAGLVLAVPLLVQYVIQGAASVESRFGFDYVRCIGVGLIIAGLSGVASMGFGVPFLTSGHLDLELPVIGTVPLASAIGFDTGVYLVVFGGAMLILSMMGTIRPSRTRVSHLGVMEPGERSTRTGELR; from the coding sequence ATGATTCCTTTTCTCGAAATCCTGCTGGCGCTGCCGTTCGTGCTTGCGCTGGTGGTGGCGCTGGCGCGCGGCATTCCCCGTGGCGCGACCGCGTGGCTGGCCGGCCTGGCGCCGCTGCTGGGCCTGGTGCTGCTGGCGTGGATGACGCCGAGCGTGCTGCAGGGCTGGAACCTGCGCGCCGACCACGCCTGGATCCCGCAGATCGGCCTGGCCTTCACGCTGCGGCTTGACGGGCTGGCCTGGATGTTCGCCGGCCTGGTGCTGGCGATCGGCGCGCTGGTGGTGATGTACGCGCACTACTACCTCAGCGCAAAGGACAGCGCGCCGCGCTTCTTCGCCTGCCTGCTGCTCTTCATGGGCTCGATGCTCGGCGTGGTGTTGGCCGGCAACCTGTTGCTGCTGGTGGTGTTCTGGGAACTGACCAGCATCAGTTCGTTCCTGCTGATCGGGTTCTGGTCGCATCGCCAGGATGCACGCGAAGGCGCGCGCATGGCGTTGGCGATCACCGGGGCCGGCGGCCTGGCACTGCTGGGCGGCGTGTTGCTGATCGGGCGCATCGTCGGCAGCTACGACCTTGACGTGGTGCTGGCCTCGGGCGACCTGATCCGTGCCAGCGCGCTGTATCCGTGGGCGCTGTTGCTGGTGCTGGGCGGCGTGTTCACCAAGAGCGCGCAGTTTCCGCTGCATTTCTGGCTGCCGCACGCGATGGCCGCGCCCACGCCGGTGTCGGCCTACCTGCATTCGGCGACGATGGTGAAGGCCGGCGTGTTCCTGCTGGCACGGCTGCACCCGGCGCTGGCGGGCACCGACCTGTTCTTCTACGTGGTCACCACCGTGGGTGCGCTGACGCTGCTGGTCGGCGCGTGGTTTGCGATCTTCCAGCACGACCTGAAGGGTCTGCTGGCGTATTCCACCATCTCGCACCTGGGGCTGATCACGCTGCTGTTCGGCATCTCCACGCCGATGGCGGTGGTCGCCGGCGTGTTCCACATCCTCAACCACGCCACGTTCAAGGCGTCGCTGTTCATGGCGGCGGGCATCATCGACCACGAGACCGGCACGCGCGACATGCGGCGGCTCGGCAACCTGCGGCGTTACCTGCCCTGGACCAGCGCGCTGGCGATCATCGCGTCGCTGGCGATGGCCGGCATCCCGCTGCTCAACGGCTTCCTGTCGAAGGAGATGTTCTTCGCCGAGGCCATCGATATTCCCGGACACCGCGCCATGCGCGATGCGATCGCGGTGGCGGCGCTGCTCTACGGCATCTTCGGCGTGGCCTACAGCCTGCGATTCGTCTACGAAACGTTCTTCGGCGATGATCCTTATGTCGGCGGCGTGGCGCCGCATGAACCGCCGCGCTGGATGAAGATCCCGGTGGAAGTGCTGGTGGTGCTGTGCGTCGCGGTGGGCATGTTCCCGGCGTGGACGGTCGCGCCGGTGCTGCATGCGGGCGCCGGTGCCATCCTCGGCGACGCGATGCCGGCGTACAGCCTGTCGGTGTGGCATGGCATCAACACGCCGCTGCTGATGAGCCTGGCCGGGATCGCCGGCGGCATCGTGCTGTATTTCGGGTTGCGCCGGCTGTTCGGCCTGCATGCGAACGTTCGCCGCTCGCTGGGGCGCCACGTGTTCCGCTGGAACATGGAGGCGCTGTATGCGCTGGCCGGCCGCTTCACCCGCCGCATCGCCAACGGCAGCCTGCAGCGCAGCCTGCTGTTCCTGGTGTTGGCGGCATTGATCGCCGGCGCGGCGCCCTTTGTCGCCGGCGATGCCTTGCCGCTGCAGTGGCGCACACCGCAGCCGATGCCGCTGCTGGGCTGGTTGCTGTGGCTGGTGCTGGTGGTCTGCGCGGTGTGGACGATCCGGCTGTACCGGCAGCGGCTGCTGGCGGTCGTCGTGCTGGGCGGCGCCGGCCTGGTGGTCAGCCTGACGTTCGTGTTCCTGTCCGCACCGGACCTGGCACTGACGCAGCTGATGGTGGAAATGGTCAGCCTGGTGCTGTTGCTGCTGGGCCTGCACTACCTGCCGCCGCGCTCGCCGCCGGAGCGCACGCCACGCCGCCGCCTGCGCGACATCGTCGTGGCGCTGGCCGCGGGCACCGGCGTGGGCCTGCTGGCCTACCAGATGATGACGCGGCCTGCCGACACCATCAGTGGCGAGCTGCTGGCGCGTTCGTTGCCCGAAGCCTATGGCGCCAACGTGGTCAACGTGATCCTGGTGGACTTCCGCGGCTTCGATACGTTCGGCGAGATCACCGTGTTCGGCATCGCGGCGCTGATCGTGCACGCGCTGCTGCGACGCGCGCGCATGGCGCCGGAAAAGATCATGTCGGGCCCGCCGGTCAAACTGCCGGTGCCGGCGGACCTGGCGCAGATCATGTTCCCGCTGACGCTGACGGTCTCCGTCTTCCTGTTCCTGCGCGGGCACAACGCGCCGGGCGGCGGCTTCATCGCCGGCCTGGTGCTGGCGGTGCCGCTGCTGGTGCAGTACGTGATCCAGGGCGCGGCGTCGGTGGAGTCGCGCTTCGGCTTCGACTACGTGCGCTGCATCGGCGTGGGATTGATCATCGCCGGCCTCAGCGGCGTGGCGTCGATGGGCTTCGGCGTGCCGTTCCTCACCAGCGGCCATCTCGATCTCGAGTTGCCGGTGATCGGCACGGTGCCGCTGGCCAGCGCCATCGGCTTTGATACGGGCGTGTATCTGGTGGTGTTCGGCGGCGCCATGCTGATCCTGTCGATGATGGGCACCATCCGGCCCTCGCGCACGCGCGTGTCGCACCTCGGGGTGATGGAGCCGGGCGAGCGTTCCACCCGCACGGGAGAGCTGCGTTGA
- a CDS encoding calcium/sodium antiporter encodes MTEAWGYFVLGLVLLALGGDSIVKGASGLAQRLGASPFVAGLLLIAFGTSLPELAVNARAVWVGSQELALGNAVGSNIVNLGLTLGLAALVAPVLVRMRVLSPLLVLLALASLALIVFGLDGVVSRVEGGALLLGFVAALAFLLARAPREDAGVRTEVEGFATTHTVLWINLLRFVVAAALLYYGARFVVQGAPVIGAHWGLSPLLTGLLPLAIGTALPEIAAAAMAARRGQGDMVAGHVIGSSLFNLLVVVGGMAAFRPLALPESFVRLELPAAIAFVLVLYPMLRGDLRISRVEGGILLAAFIGWVIIEIALLA; translated from the coding sequence ATGACGGAAGCCTGGGGATACTTCGTGCTGGGGCTGGTGCTGCTGGCACTCGGCGGCGATTCCATCGTCAAGGGCGCCTCGGGCCTGGCCCAGCGCCTCGGTGCATCGCCCTTCGTGGCCGGCCTGCTGCTGATCGCGTTCGGCACGTCGCTGCCGGAACTGGCCGTCAATGCGCGGGCGGTCTGGGTAGGTTCGCAGGAACTCGCGCTCGGCAACGCGGTGGGCAGCAACATCGTCAACCTCGGCCTCACGCTGGGCCTGGCGGCGCTGGTCGCGCCGGTGCTGGTGCGCATGCGCGTACTGTCCCCGCTGCTGGTGCTGCTGGCGCTGGCCTCGCTGGCGCTGATCGTCTTCGGCCTGGACGGCGTGGTCAGTCGCGTCGAAGGCGGTGCGCTGCTGCTGGGTTTCGTGGCGGCGCTCGCGTTCCTGCTGGCGCGCGCGCCCCGCGAGGACGCGGGCGTACGCACTGAGGTCGAGGGCTTCGCCACCACGCACACCGTGCTGTGGATAAATCTGTTGCGCTTCGTTGTGGCGGCCGCGCTGCTGTATTACGGCGCCCGCTTCGTCGTACAGGGTGCCCCGGTGATCGGCGCGCACTGGGGCCTGTCGCCGCTGCTGACCGGCCTGTTGCCGCTGGCGATCGGGACGGCGCTGCCGGAAATCGCCGCTGCGGCGATGGCGGCGCGGCGCGGGCAGGGCGACATGGTGGCGGGACACGTCATCGGTTCCAGCCTGTTCAACCTGCTGGTGGTGGTGGGCGGCATGGCGGCGTTCCGGCCGCTGGCGCTGCCGGAGTCCTTCGTGCGGCTGGAGCTGCCTGCGGCCATCGCCTTCGTGCTGGTGCTGTACCCGATGCTGCGCGGCGACCTGCGTATCAGCCGCGTGGAAGGCGGCATCCTGCTGGCGGCCTTCATTGGCTGGGTGATCATCGAGATCGCATTGCTCGCCTGA
- a CDS encoding lectin — translation MKSMLPIVMVVTLLSACQREEARAPAVEPQTTATSTPMAEAPAPTPAVDDTAAPAGPVSQASFLGYGDMKLGSTIEEARAAWGGELNGAPMEGTTCHYLWPKWITRPADFAFMMEEGKFVRYDVGTDKETAPGGGKVGMSVDELQKLYGGALKASPHKYTQGGQYLAMDAGDVAPTQLIFEADANGKVTAWRVGLSPQVAYVEGCS, via the coding sequence ATGAAGTCGATGTTGCCGATCGTGATGGTCGTCACGCTGTTGTCCGCATGCCAGCGCGAGGAAGCCCGCGCGCCGGCAGTGGAGCCGCAGACCACCGCGACCAGCACGCCGATGGCGGAAGCGCCGGCGCCTACGCCCGCAGTGGACGACACGGCCGCACCGGCCGGGCCCGTGAGCCAGGCCAGTTTCTTGGGCTACGGCGACATGAAGCTGGGCAGCACGATCGAGGAAGCGCGTGCGGCCTGGGGTGGCGAGCTCAACGGCGCGCCGATGGAAGGCACGACCTGCCATTACCTGTGGCCGAAGTGGATCACCCGGCCCGCCGACTTCGCCTTCATGATGGAAGAAGGCAAGTTCGTCCGTTACGACGTGGGCACCGACAAGGAGACCGCGCCGGGTGGCGGCAAGGTCGGCATGAGTGTCGACGAACTGCAGAAGCTCTATGGCGGCGCGTTGAAGGCCTCGCCCCACAAGTACACGCAGGGTGGCCAGTACCTGGCGATGGACGCGGGCGACGTGGCACCGACCCAGCTGATCTTCGAGGCCGATGCCAACGGCAAGGTCACCGCGTGGCGCGTGGGCCTGTCGCCACAGGTCGCGTACGTGGAAGGCTGCTCCTGA